A single Aspergillus chevalieri M1 DNA, chromosome 3, nearly complete sequence DNA region contains:
- the PRP31 gene encoding U4/U6-U5 snRNP complex subunit PRP31 (BUSCO:EOG09264B2X;~COG:A;~EggNog:ENOG410PI6D;~InterPro:IPR012976,IPR027105,IPR002687,IPR019175, IPR036070,IPR029012,IPR042239;~PFAM:PF01798,PF09785;~go_component: GO:0046540 - U4/U6 x U5 tri-snRNP complex [Evidence IEA];~go_process: GO:0000244 - spliceosomal tri-snRNP complex assembly [Evidence IEA];~go_process: GO:0000398 - mRNA splicing, via spliceosome [Evidence IEA]) has translation MSNVEELMRDFEEDEEDVAQEGLQEGLQDGGAEAEEPGDEEMEQAPAPETTNEFDRAVFTGDELTRLHKVLRDHYSIRFPELETLVANPIDYAKTAAIIKNGPLNDIKTLAESTDNLVGTTLYAVLDKPSVIAVTVEGTTSIGREMTESELKIVLDTCEKIIKLDRERTALTESIQSRMNQIAPNLAVLISPETAAQFLNQTGGLRELAKIPACNLAAQGSKRNEGLGFATNTSIRSQGFLYHSPLIQEIPNDLKRQAIRIVSAKMVLATRADVSGFSPDGSLGEDLKQQCFQRLEKLTEPPPNAGTKALPAPDDKPSRKRGGRRARKAKEAVAMTEIRKAQNRVAFGKEEAEVGYGAGEGTVGLGMLGQQDGGRIRATQIDQRTRAKLSKSNKGWGTATPASSGIASSLRGFGQGGPGGTASVLQAKGLRASGVGTSLGGSGTASTIAFTPVQGLELVDPKVQSELTRKRKAEEDRWFKSGTFTQVGGSQSQNKNNENDGFKVPPLPSRKKVDTGEGKMGPPPPPSK, from the coding sequence ATGTCGAACGTCGAGGAGCTCATGAGAGAttttgaggaggatgaggaggatgttgcGCAAGAGGGTCTACAAGAAGGCCTTCAAGATGGAGGAGCAGAGGCTGAAGAACCCGGCGACGAAGAGATGGAACAAGCGCCAGCCCCCGAAACCACCAACGAATTCGACAGAGCCGTATTTACTGGCGACGAACTCACACGTTTACACAAGGTTCTGCGCGATCACTACTCAATTCGATTCCCAGAGCTGGAAACCCTCGTGGCGAATCCGATCGACTACGCGAAGACGGCTGCGATTATCAAGAATGGTCCGCTCAATGATATCAAGACGCTGGCAGAATCCACGGACAATTTGGTCGGTACTACGCTTTATGCAGTTTTGGATAAACCGTCCGTGATTGCGGTTACTGTTGAAGGAACGACCTCTATTGGCCGTGAAATGACCGAGTCGGAGTTGAAGATTGTGCTTGATACGTGCGAGAAGATCATCAAGTTGGATCGGGAACGAACGGCGCTCACGGAGAGCATTCAGTCTCGCATGAACCAGATTGCGCCTAATCTAGCCGTTTTGATCTCACCGGAAACCGCCGCCCAGTTTCTCAACCAGACGGGTGGGCTACGCGAGCTTGCGAAGATTCCAGCATGTAACTTAGCTGCCCAGGGATCGAAGAGAAATGAGGGGCTGGGTTTTGCTACGAATACTAGTATCCGTTCGCAAGGTTTCTTGTACCACTCGCCTCTTATTCAAGAGATCCCGAACGATCTGAAGCGACAGGCAATCCGTATCGTTTCCGCCAAGATGGTTCTTGCTACCAGAGCAGATGTCTCTGGCTTCAGTCCTGATGGATCGCTGGGCGAGGATTTAAAGCAGCAATGCTTCCAACGGTTGGAGAAGCTTACCGAACCACCACCGAACGCTGGCACAAAGGCCCTTCCCGCGCCCGATGACAAGCCGTCGCGAAAGCGAGGTGGAAGAAGAGCCCGAAAGGCCAAGGAGGCTGTTGCCATGACCGAGATCCGCAAAGCCCAAAACCGCGTTGCCTTTGGTAAAGAGGAAGCAGAAGTCGGATACGGCGCTGGTGAAGGAACCGTCGGCCTGGGAATGCTTGGTCAACAAGATGGCGGACGTATCCGAGCCACCCAGATTGATCAGCGAACCCGGGCTAAGCTCAGCAAATCCAACAAGGGTTGGGGTACTGCGACACCTGCCAGCAGCGGCATCGCTTCATCGCTGCGCGGTTTCGGCCAGGGTGGTCCTGGTGGTACCGCCAGCGTTTTACAAGCAAAGGGACTCCGCGCATCAGGTGTTGGCACTTCATTGGGAGGATCTGGCACAGCAAGTACCATCGCGTTTACACCGGTGCAGGGCCTGGAGCTCGTCGATCCCAAGGTGCAGAGCGAGTTGACACGCAAGCGCAAGGCCGAAGAGGACCGGTGGTTCAAGTCTGGTACCTTTACACAGGTTGGAGGATCGCAGTCACAGAACAAGAATAATGAGAATGACGGGTTCAAGGTTCCTCCATTGCcgtcgaggaagaaggtTGATACGGGTGAGGGTAAGATGgggcctccgccgccgccatcgaAGTAG
- a CDS encoding uncharacterized protein (COG:S;~EggNog:ENOG410PQDT) translates to MAPGIGNVILPTVSIQHTKQPLPQRRQTTLYHHSQITTDSDALQFEAAASRQLKLHDGNSNDTQSPEENLLITSPYNSPTHLLDLTTLDTANQLFAKALTIFTPIRPDYAVAPYLESFNWAAVFSFLRELSQAEWYHFPRTSFYVVAFRSRLFPDADGDRLGLLDDYSHREATESGGLLKYWYGRKDGEYRNLATCLWKSREHARNGGMGPWHQKARAAGSEMYEKIEFTTMELFVEDDVSGWEMRDWS, encoded by the coding sequence ATGGCTCCTGGAATTGGCAATGTCATCCTTCCAACTGTCAGCATACAACACACAAAACAACCTCTCCCGCAACGACGCCAAACCACCCTCTACCACCACAGCCAGATAACAACCGACTCGGACGCACTCCAGTTCGAAGCCGCTGCATCTCGACAACTCAAACTCCACGATGGTAACTCCAACGATACTCAATCACCAGAGGAGAATCTGTTGATAACCTCTCCTTACAACTCCCCAACCCACCTCCTCGACCTGACAACCCTCGATACCGCAAACCAACTCTTCGCCAAAGCCCTCACCATATTCACCCCCATCCGCCCCGACTACGCCGTAGCCCCGTATCTCGAGTCTTTTAACTGGGCCGCCGTTTTCTCATTCCTCCGCGAACTCTCGCAAGCAGAATGGTACCACTTTCCGCGAACAAGTTTCTATGTCGTCGCGTTTCGGTCGAGATTATTTCCCGATGCGGATGGAGACCGGTTAGGTCTGTTAGATGACTATTCGCATCGGGAGGCGACAGAGAGCGGGGGGCTGTTGAAATACTGGTATGGGCGGAAAGATGGGGAGTATCGAAATTTGGCGACATGCCTTTGGAAGAGTCGAGAGCATGCGCGGAATGGGGGGATGGGACCATGGCATCAGAAGGCGAGGGCGGCGGGGAGTGAGATGTATGAGAAGATTGAGTTCACGACGATGGAGTTGTTTGTTGAGGATGA